The following proteins are co-located in the Fimbriiglobus ruber genome:
- a CDS encoding glycosyltransferase family 4 protein, whose amino-acid sequence MRIGFITAGAAGMFCGSCMRDNTLVTALRELGHDALLIPTYTPIRTDDIDVSQGRIFYGGINVFLQDRSWIFRHTPRFIDWLLNRPALLRFVSKRAVSMSYASLAELTVSMLKGKEGRQRKELAKLVEWLGTEAKPEVIVLTNALLSGMVPAVKEALGVPVLVTLQGDDIYLDALPPAARKRCIAEIRRNDKAVDAYICTSRFYADYMADYLGVSREKMDVVYPGINLKGHGGPRPDRAAEPPTIGYFARICPEKGFQNIVDAFIHLRRTPGAPAAKLKASGWLGAHQRAFYDEQVAKLTAAGLAGDFEHVECPDHDSKVRFIHSIDVLSVPTTYHEPKGLYVLEAWANGVPVVQPRHGSFPELIGATGGGLLCEPENPADLAAVLRRLLEQPDLRTELAQKGRDGLHARFTARVMAEETLAVLYKRAVPAASR is encoded by the coding sequence ATGAGGATCGGATTCATTACCGCGGGTGCGGCCGGCATGTTTTGCGGCAGCTGCATGCGCGATAATACCCTCGTCACCGCGCTCCGCGAACTCGGCCACGACGCGCTGCTCATCCCGACCTACACCCCCATCCGCACCGACGACATCGACGTCAGCCAGGGCCGGATCTTTTACGGCGGCATCAACGTCTTCCTGCAAGACAGGTCGTGGATTTTCCGCCACACGCCGAGATTCATTGACTGGCTGTTGAACCGCCCCGCGCTCCTTCGATTCGTCTCAAAGCGGGCGGTGTCCATGAGCTATGCCAGTCTCGCCGAACTCACCGTGTCGATGCTAAAAGGGAAGGAAGGGCGGCAGCGGAAAGAGTTGGCGAAACTCGTCGAGTGGCTCGGTACGGAGGCGAAGCCCGAGGTCATCGTCCTCACGAACGCGCTCCTCTCGGGCATGGTGCCTGCTGTCAAGGAGGCGCTGGGCGTGCCCGTACTGGTCACCCTCCAGGGAGACGACATTTACCTCGACGCGCTTCCGCCAGCCGCCCGGAAGCGGTGCATCGCGGAGATTCGGCGGAACGACAAGGCCGTTGACGCTTACATCTGTACGAGCCGATTCTACGCCGACTACATGGCCGATTATCTGGGCGTTAGCCGCGAAAAAATGGACGTCGTTTATCCCGGGATCAACCTGAAAGGTCACGGCGGACCACGGCCGGATCGTGCCGCGGAACCGCCGACGATCGGCTATTTCGCGCGGATCTGCCCGGAGAAAGGCTTCCAGAACATCGTTGACGCGTTCATTCATCTCCGTCGAACACCCGGCGCTCCGGCGGCCAAGCTGAAAGCCTCGGGGTGGCTCGGCGCACACCAGCGGGCGTTCTACGACGAGCAAGTTGCCAAGCTCACGGCCGCGGGACTCGCCGGCGATTTCGAACACGTCGAATGCCCGGACCACGACAGTAAGGTGCGGTTCATTCACTCGATCGACGTGCTGTCGGTCCCGACCACGTATCACGAGCCGAAGGGGTTGTACGTCCTCGAAGCCTGGGCGAACGGTGTGCCCGTCGTGCAACCGCGACACGGCTCATTTCCCGAACTGATCGGCGCGACCGGCGGCGGCCTTCTATGCGAACCGGAAAACCCTGCCGACCTCGCCGCGGTTCTTCGCCGCCTACTCGAACAACCGGACCTCCGCACGGAGCTGGCGCAAAAAGGCCGCGACGGCTTGCACGCACGGTTCACGGCACGGGTGATGGCCGAGGAAACCCTCGCCGTTCTGTACAAGCGCGCTGTACCCGCCGCTTCTCGATAA